Proteins from one Deinococcus sp. AB2017081 genomic window:
- a CDS encoding RtcB family protein has protein sequence MNGKHITRLGFEKAAIGLAMTAATVREGAGVPRDDILDELRAVQGDPGAYTTGVYAALAAELRARAADRDARAGAALRPQPLPYAVWGADLIDAGATVQMDVAMRLPVSRAGALMPDAHVGYGLPIGGVLATEDAVIPYGVGVDIGCSMMLSVLPVAPDAVATADAVQLLLKHTRFGAGVGFEKRDREDHAVLHESAWDDQPLLRHLHDKAVAQVGSSGSGNHFVEFGTVTLTQPDLDLEAGDYLAVLSHSGSRGFGAQVANHFTALAQKHWPTLDPAAKKLAWLPLSGEDGQAYWQAMTLAGQYALANHDLIHARLARALGVRPLAQVSNSHNLAWRQVVDGKELIVHRKGATPARAGQLGLIPGSMADPGFVVRGRGSGAALDSASHGAGRALGRKAAASSLAKKDVQAYLARRGVTLIGGGIDEAPQAYKRIEDVLARQSDLVDMVATFMPQVVRMDTGSEDV, from the coding sequence ATGAACGGAAAGCACATCACCAGACTCGGCTTCGAGAAGGCCGCCATCGGCCTGGCCATGACCGCCGCCACCGTCCGCGAGGGCGCGGGCGTGCCCCGCGACGACATCCTGGATGAACTGCGGGCCGTGCAGGGTGATCCGGGTGCCTACACGACCGGGGTCTACGCGGCGCTGGCCGCCGAGCTGCGGGCCCGCGCCGCCGACCGGGACGCCCGTGCCGGTGCAGCGCTGCGCCCCCAGCCCCTGCCGTATGCCGTGTGGGGGGCCGACCTGATCGATGCCGGGGCGACCGTGCAGATGGACGTCGCCATGCGCCTGCCGGTCAGCCGCGCCGGGGCGCTGATGCCCGACGCGCACGTGGGCTACGGCCTGCCGATCGGCGGGGTGCTCGCCACCGAGGACGCCGTCATCCCGTACGGCGTGGGCGTGGACATCGGCTGCTCCATGATGCTCAGCGTCCTGCCGGTGGCCCCGGACGCCGTGGCGACGGCAGATGCGGTGCAACTGCTCCTGAAGCACACCCGCTTCGGGGCCGGCGTGGGCTTCGAGAAGCGAGACCGCGAGGATCACGCCGTCCTGCACGAGTCGGCATGGGATGACCAGCCGCTGCTGCGCCACCTGCACGACAAGGCCGTGGCGCAGGTGGGCAGCAGTGGCAGCGGCAACCATTTCGTGGAGTTCGGTACGGTGACCCTGACGCAGCCGGATCTGGATCTGGAGGCCGGCGATTATCTGGCGGTGCTGTCGCACAGCGGCTCGCGCGGCTTCGGGGCGCAGGTCGCCAACCACTTCACGGCGCTGGCACAGAAGCACTGGCCGACCCTCGACCCGGCCGCGAAGAAACTCGCGTGGCTTCCGCTGTCCGGCGAGGACGGGCAGGCGTACTGGCAGGCGATGACCCTGGCCGGGCAGTACGCCCTGGCGAACCATGACCTGATCCATGCCCGGCTGGCGCGTGCGCTGGGGGTGCGTCCGCTCGCCCAGGTGAGCAACAGCCACAACCTGGCGTGGCGGCAGGTCGTGGACGGCAAGGAACTGATCGTCCACCGCAAGGGGGCCACGCCGGCGCGTGCCGGGCAGCTCGGCCTGATTCCCGGCTCTATGGCCGACCCTGGCTTCGTCGTGCGGGGCCGGGGCAGCGGGGCGGCGCTGGACAGTGCCAGCCACGGGGCGGGCCGTGCCCTAGGACGTAAGGCCGCTGCGTCCTCCCTGGCGAAGAAGGACGTGCAGGCATATCTGGCGCGGCGCGGCGTGACCCTGATCGGCGGCGGCATCGATGAGGCCCCCCAGGCGTACAAGCGCATCGAGGACGTCCTGGCGCGGCAGAGCGATCTGGTCGACATGGTCGCCACCTTCATGCCGCAGGTCGTGCGGATGGACACGGGAAGCGAGGATGTCTGA
- a CDS encoding deoxynucleoside kinase — protein sequence MYLAVSGNIGSGKSTLTRMLADRYGLRPVYEPYADNPYLEDFYGDMHRYSFHSQVYFLSRRLEQHLNLVTGARYVIQDRTVFEDANIFARNLYQGGNMEPRDWETYWGLYSGILPALRVPDLLIHIDASLPTLKSRIAMRGRAYEQDIPEAYLGGLNALYDAWISGFDACPVIRVSGDRLDFVADPQAFEWVCARVQGHGFGLPLLR from the coding sequence ATGTACCTCGCGGTCTCGGGCAACATCGGCAGCGGCAAGAGCACCCTGACGCGCATGCTTGCCGACCGCTACGGCCTGCGTCCCGTGTACGAGCCGTACGCCGACAATCCGTACCTGGAGGACTTCTACGGCGACATGCACCGGTATTCCTTTCATTCGCAGGTGTATTTCCTGTCGCGGCGGCTGGAGCAGCACCTGAACTTGGTGACCGGGGCGCGGTACGTCATTCAGGACCGCACGGTCTTCGAGGACGCGAACATCTTCGCCCGCAACCTGTACCAGGGCGGGAACATGGAGCCGCGGGACTGGGAGACGTACTGGGGCCTGTACTCGGGCATCCTGCCGGCCCTGCGCGTGCCGGATCTGCTGATCCACATCGACGCCTCGTTGCCCACCCTGAAGTCGCGGATCGCCATGCGGGGCCGCGCCTACGAGCAGGACATTCCCGAGGCGTACCTGGGCGGCCTGAACGCCCTGTACGACGCCTGGATCTCGGGCTTCGACGCCTGCCCGGTGATCCGGGTCAGCGGGGATCGGCTGGACTTCGTTGCGGATCCGCAGGCCTTCGAGTGGGTCTGTGCGCGGGTGCAGGGCCACGGCTTCGGGTTGCCGCTGCTGCGCTGA
- a CDS encoding S1C family serine protease: MNPRRALGAALLVVGVGAGAYVTGRVSAQRALVTPDEINTVEVSQSAVQAVVRIDNRIRKDVLQTGDDPIDTGSGFFYKKDLIVTNYHVIKDAESLTVTLFNGRKVPAKIEGVDPGIDIAILRVVGVTAPRTLAFGQSARLIPGQKLMTIGTPLRFQNFVATGVFSVLASAQDVPRNDNLGQEIGRYLMTTATIQQGNSGGPVLDSRGNVVGVADATAGANLFVPGLLGIAIPGDLVSQSLDDLEKIGVPQRGTLGASLRDLDALEPALRQLAGLTSSEGALVLDVAAGGAAARAGVRGSIRNNNDQLVAPLGDVIVAVDGVRVQNAFDVTRLVAAKRPGQTVTLRMWRNKKSVDVKVTLLKRTLQ, translated from the coding sequence ATGAACCCCCGCCGCGCCCTGGGAGCCGCCCTGCTGGTCGTCGGCGTGGGCGCGGGCGCATATGTCACGGGCCGTGTGAGTGCCCAGCGTGCCCTGGTGACCCCGGATGAGATCAATACCGTCGAGGTCTCGCAGAGTGCGGTGCAGGCGGTCGTCCGCATCGACAACCGCATCCGGAAGGACGTCCTCCAGACCGGTGACGATCCGATCGACACGGGCAGCGGCTTCTTCTACAAGAAAGACCTGATCGTGACGAACTATCACGTCATCAAGGATGCCGAGTCCTTGACGGTCACGCTCTTCAACGGCCGCAAGGTGCCGGCCAAGATCGAGGGGGTCGATCCCGGCATCGACATCGCGATCCTGCGCGTGGTCGGCGTCACGGCCCCCCGGACGCTGGCTTTCGGGCAGAGTGCCCGCCTCATCCCGGGCCAGAAGCTGATGACCATCGGCACGCCGCTGCGGTTCCAGAACTTTGTCGCGACCGGCGTGTTCTCGGTGCTCGCCAGTGCGCAGGACGTGCCGCGCAACGACAACCTGGGTCAGGAGATCGGGCGTTACCTGATGACCACCGCGACCATCCAGCAGGGGAACAGCGGCGGCCCGGTGCTCGACTCGCGCGGCAATGTGGTCGGGGTCGCCGACGCGACCGCTGGGGCCAACCTGTTCGTTCCGGGACTCCTCGGGATTGCCATTCCCGGCGATCTGGTCAGCCAGAGTCTGGACGACCTGGAGAAGATCGGTGTGCCCCAGCGCGGCACCCTGGGGGCGAGCCTGCGCGATCTGGACGCCCTGGAACCGGCCCTGCGCCAGCTCGCCGGTCTCACGAGTTCCGAGGGCGCGCTGGTGCTGGATGTCGCGGCGGGCGGTGCGGCGGCCCGTGCGGGCGTGCGCGGCTCTATCCGCAACAACAACGACCAGCTGGTCGCCCCGCTGGGCGACGTGATCGTGGCGGTGGACGGTGTGCGGGTGCAGAACGCCTTCGACGTGACCCGCTTGGTCGCGGCCAAGCGGCCGGGGCAGACCGTGACGCTGCGCATGTGGCGCAACAAGAAGAGTGTGGACGTGAAGGTCACGCTGCTCAAGCGCACGTTGCAGTAG
- a CDS encoding UDP-N-acetylmuramoyl-L-alanyl-D-glutamate--2,6-diaminopimelate ligase encodes MRLPELAAALKLPVTDLPDIPVGNVTHNAAWVQPGDVFVAIRGARFDGHTFLPQVAAAGAVAVLGEGLTPDQASPLPYLTVPSARAALADAAAALSGHPSRALTVVGVTGTDGKTTTSWLARHLLRAAGVSTGLLSTVGYELPDGVLRHFPAHFTTPEAPQVQATLRDMVAAGAGAAVLEASSHALSLDRVRGVAWDMAVWTHLSSEHLDFHGSVEHYFAAKRQLIERSPLAILNADDPWITRLRGVASTEIAYSAEGQPADWQAHGIGERATGLHFRVTSPLGDFDATLPMIGRFNVANALAAMAAAARVGATVAQLQAGLASFRGVPGRMELVPGGVDDPRVIVDFAHTPPSLEKALSTLRATTEGQLWVLIGSAGGPRDPAKRAPLGEVATRLADHAVFTEEDCRDTPLDDILAEMVRGATGRENVTVIPDRRDAIDHVIRAARPGDTVLLAGKGPEDTLERADHTLPWNEVQEARTALAARPHH; translated from the coding sequence ATGCGTCTGCCGGAGCTTGCCGCCGCCCTGAAGCTGCCCGTCACCGACCTGCCGGACATCCCGGTGGGCAACGTCACGCACAACGCGGCGTGGGTGCAGCCCGGCGACGTGTTCGTGGCGATCCGTGGGGCCCGCTTCGACGGCCATACCTTCCTGCCACAGGTCGCGGCGGCGGGCGCGGTCGCCGTGCTGGGCGAGGGCCTGACGCCGGATCAGGCGTCCCCGCTGCCGTACCTCACGGTGCCTTCGGCCCGCGCCGCCCTGGCCGACGCCGCCGCCGCGCTGTCCGGGCATCCCAGCCGTGCCCTGACGGTCGTGGGCGTGACCGGCACCGACGGCAAGACCACCACCAGCTGGCTGGCCCGGCATCTGCTGCGGGCGGCGGGCGTGTCCACGGGCCTGCTGAGCACGGTCGGCTACGAGCTGCCTGACGGTGTGCTGCGCCACTTCCCGGCCCACTTCACGACGCCCGAGGCCCCGCAGGTGCAGGCCACCCTGCGCGACATGGTCGCTGCCGGGGCGGGCGCGGCGGTGCTGGAGGCCAGTTCACACGCCCTGAGCCTCGACCGCGTGCGCGGCGTGGCGTGGGACATGGCGGTGTGGACGCACCTGAGCAGCGAGCACCTGGACTTCCACGGCAGCGTGGAGCACTACTTCGCGGCCAAGCGCCAGCTGATCGAGCGCAGCCCCCTGGCGATCCTGAACGCCGATGATCCGTGGATCACCCGCCTGCGCGGCGTGGCCTCCACCGAGATCGCCTACAGCGCCGAGGGGCAGCCCGCCGACTGGCAGGCCCACGGTATCGGGGAACGGGCGACCGGCCTGCATTTCCGGGTCACGTCGCCGCTGGGCGACTTCGACGCCACCCTGCCCATGATCGGGCGCTTCAACGTGGCGAACGCGCTGGCGGCCATGGCGGCGGCGGCCCGTGTGGGCGCGACCGTGGCGCAGCTCCAGGCGGGCCTCGCGTCCTTCCGGGGCGTGCCGGGACGGATGGAACTCGTGCCGGGTGGCGTGGACGATCCCCGCGTGATCGTGGACTTCGCGCACACGCCGCCCAGCCTGGAGAAGGCCCTCTCGACGTTGCGGGCGACCACCGAGGGTCAGCTGTGGGTGCTGATCGGCTCGGCGGGTGGGCCACGCGATCCGGCCAAACGGGCGCCGCTCGGCGAGGTTGCCACCCGCCTGGCCGACCACGCCGTCTTCACCGAGGAGGACTGCCGCGACACCCCGCTGGACGACATCCTCGCCGAGATGGTGCGCGGGGCGACTGGCCGGGAGAATGTCACGGTCATCCCGGATCGCCGGGACGCGATCGACCACGTGATCCGCGCCGCCCGCCCCGGCGACACCGTCCTGCTGGCCGGGAAGGGGCCAGAGGACACCCTGGAGCGGGCCGACCACACCCTGCCCTGGAACGAGGTGCAGGAGGCGCGGACGGCACTGGCAGCCCGCCCGCACCACTGA
- a CDS encoding SPFH domain-containing protein, with translation MSGLDQVPPSTGPQGGISTRSGVASSERAAFGLPGVPIFLAWLALCVLTVWAFVQVQVLLSGVLLLAVIFVVIGFYIVQPNQSKVLTLFGRYVGTERRNGVYWTNPLTVRKTVSLRIRNFNSERLKVNDASGNPIEIAAVIVWRVVDTARAVFDVEDYTGFVAIQAETALRHLASQYPYDEYQEGGMSLRGNADEVSEALRRELGVRLQHAGVEVLEARLSHLAYSPEIAGAMLQRQQASAIIAARSQIVQGAVGMVEMALRELSDQNIVQLDEERKAQMVSNLLVVLTSERGTQPIVNAGSLY, from the coding sequence ATGAGTGGACTCGATCAGGTTCCCCCCTCCACCGGCCCCCAGGGCGGCATCTCGACCCGTAGCGGCGTGGCCAGCAGCGAACGTGCCGCCTTCGGGCTGCCGGGCGTGCCGATCTTCCTCGCGTGGCTGGCGCTGTGCGTGCTGACCGTGTGGGCCTTCGTGCAGGTGCAGGTGCTCCTCAGCGGGGTGCTGCTGCTGGCCGTGATCTTCGTCGTGATCGGCTTCTACATCGTGCAGCCCAACCAGAGCAAGGTGCTCACTCTGTTCGGGCGCTACGTGGGCACTGAGCGGCGCAACGGCGTGTACTGGACGAACCCGCTCACCGTCCGCAAGACCGTCAGCCTGCGGATCCGGAACTTCAACAGTGAACGCCTCAAGGTGAACGACGCCTCGGGCAACCCCATCGAGATCGCGGCCGTGATCGTGTGGCGCGTCGTGGACACCGCCCGCGCCGTGTTCGATGTCGAGGACTACACCGGCTTCGTCGCCATTCAGGCCGAGACGGCCCTGCGCCACCTCGCCAGCCAGTACCCGTACGACGAGTACCAGGAGGGCGGCATGAGCCTGCGCGGCAACGCCGACGAGGTCAGCGAGGCCCTGCGCCGCGAGCTCGGCGTGCGGCTCCAGCACGCGGGCGTGGAGGTGCTGGAAGCGCGGCTGTCGCATCTGGCGTACTCGCCGGAAATCGCCGGGGCGATGCTCCAGCGCCAGCAGGCCAGCGCGATCATCGCGGCGCGCAGCCAGATCGTGCAGGGCGCGGTCGGCATGGTCGAGATGGCCTTGCGCGAGCTGTCGGATCAGAACATCGTGCAGCTCGACGAGGAACGCAAGGCGCAGATGGTCAGCAACCTGCTCGTCGTCCTGACCAGCGAGCGCGGCACGCAGCCCATCGTGAACGCCGGCAGCCTGTACTGA
- a CDS encoding FmdB family zinc ribbon protein → MPTYLYKNLDSGEIYELVQSMRDEAYTTHPQTGVPIKRVLARPGIAFKGSGFYANDSRKSGGEGGAGASSTGGSGSKGGE, encoded by the coding sequence ATGCCCACGTACCTGTACAAGAACCTCGACAGCGGCGAAATCTACGAACTCGTGCAGAGCATGCGCGACGAGGCCTACACCACGCACCCCCAGACCGGTGTGCCCATCAAGCGCGTGCTGGCGCGACCCGGCATCGCGTTCAAGGGCAGCGGTTTTTACGCCAACGATTCCCGCAAGTCCGGCGGCGAGGGCGGTGCAGGCGCGTCCAGCACCGGCGGCTCAGGATCCAAAGGCGGCGAATGA
- a CDS encoding glycosyltransferase family A protein, with protein MTGSVPHRPVQSGHARPEAPAGPPIFTVFTATFNRAHTLPRVYDSLTRQTLRAFEWVVVDDGSTDGTRELVEGWAARAAFPVRYLYQPNAGKPAALNRGVQVARGELFLNLDSDDTCVPTALERLLHHWHAIPEAERSQFTGVTGLCLDERGKLHGRPYRRAVMDSDSLEMHFRYRDRWERWGFHRTDVLRAFPFPVDPDARFVSESVVWFRIARRYRTRFVNEALRSYHVAERRPDQLTALSRGAMRGRLPYHVMVLTELREWWRPAPLEFVRSALAYSRYSYTLGVGRTEQLRAVHGPMRVLVALAQPAGWLVSRLDRRLP; from the coding sequence GTGACCGGTTCCGTTCCACACCGGCCGGTGCAGTCCGGCCACGCCAGACCGGAGGCCCCCGCCGGGCCGCCCATCTTCACGGTCTTCACGGCCACCTTCAACCGCGCCCACACGCTGCCCCGCGTGTACGACAGCCTGACCCGGCAGACCCTGCGCGCCTTCGAATGGGTGGTCGTGGACGACGGCAGCACCGACGGCACCCGCGAGCTGGTCGAGGGATGGGCCGCGCGCGCCGCGTTCCCGGTGCGGTATCTGTACCAGCCCAACGCCGGAAAACCTGCCGCCCTGAACCGGGGCGTGCAGGTCGCACGCGGCGAGCTGTTCCTGAACCTGGATTCCGACGATACCTGTGTGCCCACCGCCCTGGAGCGCCTGCTACACCACTGGCATGCCATCCCCGAAGCAGAGCGGTCGCAGTTCACGGGGGTCACGGGTCTGTGCCTGGACGAACGCGGGAAGCTGCACGGCCGGCCCTACCGCCGGGCCGTCATGGATTCGGACTCCCTGGAGATGCACTTCCGGTACCGCGACCGCTGGGAGCGCTGGGGCTTTCACCGCACCGACGTGCTGCGGGCCTTTCCGTTCCCGGTCGATCCCGACGCCCGCTTCGTCAGCGAGAGCGTCGTGTGGTTCCGGATCGCCCGGCGGTACCGCACCCGCTTCGTGAACGAGGCGCTGCGGTCGTACCACGTCGCCGAGCGTCGCCCGGATCAGCTGACTGCCCTGTCGCGGGGCGCCATGCGGGGCCGACTGCCGTACCACGTCATGGTGCTCACCGAACTGCGCGAATGGTGGCGGCCCGCGCCCCTGGAGTTCGTCCGCAGCGCCCTGGCCTACAGCCGCTACTCCTACACCCTGGGGGTGGGCCGAACCGAGCAGCTGCGGGCCGTGCACGGCCCCATGCGGGTGCTGGTGGCGCTGGCCCAGCCCGCCGGGTGGCTGGTCTCCCGCCTGGACCGCCGCCTGCCGTGA
- the glmS gene encoding glutamine--fructose-6-phosphate transaminase (isomerizing) codes for MCGIVGYIGSRQAQDVLISGLAKLEYRGYDSAGVAVRDAGQITVMKKAGKLANLSGELDSRPLAGTLGIGHTRWATHGLPNDTNAHPHATEDGRIVIIHNGIIENYLKLKEELQSRGHTFKSETDSEVLAHLIEEAYAGDLEQAVREALAQVRGAYGIVVTHVDHREIVAARTVSPLVMGVGEGEMFLASDVPALLAYTRNMVFLHDGDMVVLHDDGFRVTDLAGNPQQRTIERIEWDAEAAEKGGYDTYMLKEIYEQPQALTNTLIGRLHDDTGEVNLDINLDPSSFKRISIIACGTAFYAGLVGEYLIEQLARIPVEVDVASEYRYRDPLVSEHTLAIVVSQSGETIDTLEALREAKKFGAKTLGVINAKGSSMTRELDDTLYIHAGPEIGVASTKAYTSMVSAFVMLALWLGRARGTLSPEQGTELLHAARELPRLVEEALAPERVQRIKEVAEKYAHARDYLFLGRGVNSPTAYEGALKLKEISYIHAEAYAAGEMKHGPIALIDANLPVAVIATESRLLEKTISNVQEVRARAGKVILFLSDGDTENARHGDDVIYLPHAHEMVSPVVNAVAMQLLAYFTATALGKDVDKPRNLAKSVTVE; via the coding sequence ATGTGCGGAATCGTCGGATACATCGGCAGCAGGCAGGCACAGGACGTCCTGATCTCGGGACTCGCGAAGCTGGAGTACCGGGGCTATGACTCGGCCGGGGTCGCGGTGCGCGACGCCGGACAGATCACGGTCATGAAGAAGGCCGGCAAGCTCGCCAACCTGAGCGGTGAGCTGGACAGCCGGCCGCTGGCGGGCACGCTGGGCATCGGGCACACGCGCTGGGCCACGCACGGCCTGCCGAACGACACCAACGCCCACCCGCACGCCACCGAGGACGGGCGCATCGTCATCATTCACAACGGCATCATCGAGAACTACCTGAAGCTCAAGGAGGAGCTGCAGTCGCGCGGCCACACCTTCAAGTCCGAGACCGACAGCGAGGTGCTGGCCCACCTGATCGAGGAGGCCTACGCCGGCGATCTGGAGCAGGCGGTGCGCGAGGCCCTGGCGCAGGTGCGCGGCGCGTACGGGATCGTGGTCACGCACGTGGATCACCGCGAGATCGTGGCGGCCCGCACGGTCAGCCCGCTGGTCATGGGCGTGGGCGAGGGCGAGATGTTCCTGGCATCGGACGTGCCCGCGCTGCTGGCCTACACCCGCAACATGGTGTTCCTGCACGACGGCGACATGGTCGTGCTGCACGACGACGGCTTCCGCGTGACCGACCTGGCCGGGAACCCGCAGCAGCGCACCATCGAGCGCATCGAGTGGGACGCCGAGGCGGCCGAGAAGGGCGGGTATGACACCTACATGCTCAAGGAGATCTACGAGCAGCCCCAGGCGCTGACCAACACCCTGATCGGCCGCCTCCACGACGACACCGGCGAGGTGAACCTCGACATCAACCTTGATCCGAGTTCCTTCAAGCGGATCTCGATCATCGCGTGCGGCACCGCGTTCTATGCCGGGCTGGTCGGGGAATATCTGATCGAGCAGCTCGCCCGCATCCCGGTCGAGGTCGACGTGGCGAGCGAGTACCGCTACCGCGATCCGCTGGTCAGCGAGCACACCCTGGCGATCGTGGTCAGCCAGTCCGGCGAGACCATCGACACCCTGGAGGCGCTGCGCGAGGCCAAGAAGTTCGGCGCGAAGACCCTGGGGGTCATCAACGCCAAGGGCAGCTCCATGACGCGCGAGCTGGACGACACGCTGTACATCCACGCCGGCCCGGAAATTGGCGTGGCGAGCACCAAGGCGTACACCAGCATGGTCAGCGCCTTCGTCATGCTGGCGCTGTGGCTGGGCCGCGCCCGGGGCACCCTGAGCCCGGAGCAGGGCACGGAACTCCTGCACGCCGCCCGCGAACTGCCCCGTCTGGTCGAGGAGGCCCTCGCGCCCGAGCGCGTGCAGCGCATCAAGGAGGTCGCGGAGAAGTACGCGCACGCCCGCGACTACCTGTTCCTGGGACGCGGCGTGAACAGCCCGACCGCCTACGAGGGCGCGCTGAAGCTCAAGGAGATCTCGTACATCCACGCCGAGGCCTACGCGGCCGGCGAGATGAAGCACGGCCCGATCGCACTGATCGACGCGAACCTGCCGGTCGCCGTGATCGCCACCGAGAGCCGCCTGCTGGAGAAGACCATCAGCAACGTGCAGGAGGTGCGGGCCCGCGCCGGCAAGGTCATCCTGTTCCTCAGCGACGGCGACACCGAGAACGCCCGCCACGGCGACGACGTGATCTACCTGCCACACGCCCACGAGATGGTCTCCCCTGTCGTGAACGCGGTCGCCATGCAGCTGCTGGCATACTTCACCGCCACGGCGCTGGGCAAGGACGTGGACAAGCCCAGGAACCTTGCCAAGAGTGTCACGGTGGAGTAA
- a CDS encoding right-handed parallel beta-helix repeat-containing protein, protein MSDGAVSDGGPVVTAPVAVEPAAEQTIPADALTPEQFGAVGDGVTDDTAALNALFTRVNGSSATAVSFGAGRRYALRRTQHRQFSLTRDGVTVYGNGAVLKVVDGEPTDRPWFVVRIAAQHITVLDLTVDANRDRRPTMTDDQTQTSWFIDGGSRDVTLRRVRSVGAPLDGMYIRDLVSDLPVTGTANTPTNLLLDHVELLDSGRNNLSVISSRNLTVRGGRFSGARGVPGGPWAGIDIEPNRGVDLQGNDGVTIDGADVSDNDGSGIEVAQLGNTNITVRNVDSHRNGTALFLSPSGRVTVDGLRASGYGEVSKAGVVAVVPSDMPGATVILKNIQVSDTTDSKPTFFQNYPGQVSLDGLHASNVATTTVLGTYRPTTVANVFVDGVQIQ, encoded by the coding sequence GTGTCGGATGGTGCTGTGTCGGATGGCGGCCCGGTGGTCACGGCCCCAGTGGCCGTGGAGCCGGCTGCAGAACAGACCATTCCTGCCGACGCCCTGACCCCGGAGCAGTTCGGCGCTGTCGGCGATGGCGTGACCGACGACACGGCGGCACTGAACGCCCTGTTCACGCGCGTGAATGGCTCGTCGGCCACGGCGGTATCCTTTGGGGCAGGCCGCCGCTACGCGCTGCGCCGGACCCAGCACCGGCAGTTCAGCCTCACCCGCGACGGCGTGACGGTCTACGGCAACGGAGCTGTCCTGAAGGTCGTGGACGGTGAACCCACCGATCGGCCCTGGTTCGTGGTGCGCATCGCGGCCCAGCACATCACGGTGCTTGATCTCACGGTCGACGCCAACCGGGATCGGCGGCCCACCATGACCGACGACCAGACCCAGACGAGCTGGTTCATAGACGGTGGGAGCCGCGACGTCACGCTCCGCCGAGTCCGCAGCGTGGGGGCACCGCTGGACGGTATGTACATCCGTGATCTCGTCAGCGACCTGCCCGTCACGGGCACGGCCAACACGCCCACAAACCTCCTGCTCGACCACGTCGAGCTGCTGGATTCAGGACGCAACAACCTCTCGGTGATCTCGTCACGCAACCTGACAGTCAGGGGTGGGCGGTTCAGTGGTGCCCGTGGCGTGCCCGGCGGGCCGTGGGCCGGGATCGACATCGAGCCCAACCGCGGCGTGGATCTTCAGGGCAACGACGGCGTGACGATTGACGGCGCGGATGTCAGCGACAACGACGGCTCGGGGATCGAGGTGGCGCAACTCGGCAACACCAACATCACGGTTCGGAATGTCGACAGCCACCGCAACGGCACCGCCCTGTTCCTGAGTCCGTCCGGTCGCGTGACCGTCGATGGCCTGCGGGCCAGCGGCTACGGCGAGGTCAGCAAGGCGGGGGTGGTCGCCGTTGTCCCGTCGGACATGCCCGGCGCGACGGTCATCCTGAAGAACATCCAGGTGAGCGACACCACCGACAGCAAGCCGACCTTCTTCCAGAACTATCCCGGACAGGTGTCGCTGGACGGCCTGCATGCCAGCAACGTCGCCACGACCACCGTGCTGGGGACATACCGTCCCACGACGGTCGCCAACGTGTTCGTGGACGGCGTACAGATCCAGTAG
- a CDS encoding deoxynucleoside kinase, translating to MYIVVEGPIGVGKTSLAGRLSARYSAELNLEIVEENPFLARFYEQPDTYAFQVQVFFLLSRFKQLSALAQPGLFAGNVVSDYLFDKDFIFAAMNLKDAEFALYEDLYAHLSPRLPTPDLVVYLRADPDELLRRVGKRGRPFERDMQAAYLAELTRRYDEYFRTYPHPLLTIHAGDLDFVGRPEDEQLILDRVHQTLTAGQAAD from the coding sequence ATGTACATCGTGGTCGAAGGCCCTATCGGGGTGGGAAAAACGAGCCTCGCGGGCCGTCTCAGCGCCCGTTATTCCGCCGAGCTGAATCTGGAGATCGTCGAGGAGAATCCGTTCCTGGCGCGGTTCTACGAGCAGCCGGACACCTACGCCTTTCAGGTACAGGTGTTCTTCCTGCTGTCGCGCTTCAAGCAGCTCTCGGCGCTGGCCCAGCCGGGTCTGTTTGCCGGGAACGTCGTCAGCGACTACCTGTTCGACAAGGACTTCATCTTCGCGGCCATGAACCTCAAGGATGCCGAGTTCGCGCTGTACGAGGATCTCTACGCGCACCTGTCGCCCCGGCTGCCGACTCCGGATCTGGTCGTGTACCTGCGGGCCGATCCAGACGAACTGCTGCGGCGTGTCGGCAAACGCGGCCGCCCCTTCGAGCGCGATATGCAGGCGGCGTACTTGGCCGAACTCACGCGCCGCTACGACGAATACTTCCGCACGTACCCCCACCCGCTGCTGACCATCCACGCCGGCGATCTGGACTTCGTGGGCCGTCCCGAGGACGAGCAGCTCATCCTCGACCGTGTCCACCAGACCCTGACCGCCGGCCAGGCCGCCGACTGA